A single window of Bradyrhizobium daqingense DNA harbors:
- the rpsD gene encoding 30S ribosomal protein S4: MTKRSEAKYKIDRRMGQNIWGRPKSPVNRREYGPGQHGQRRKGKLSDFGVQLRAKQKLKGYYANISERQFHGIYVEASRLKGDTGENLIGLLERRLDAVVYRAKFVSTIFAARQFINHGHVKVNGRKVNISSYQLKVGDVIEVKEASKQLAHVLEASQLPERDVPDYLEVDHGKMTAKYTRIPGLSDVPFPVQMEPHLVVEFYSR, from the coding sequence ATGACTAAGCGCAGTGAGGCGAAGTACAAGATCGATCGCCGTATGGGCCAGAACATCTGGGGCCGCCCGAAGAGCCCCGTGAATCGCCGCGAATACGGCCCCGGCCAGCATGGCCAGCGCCGCAAGGGCAAGCTCTCCGACTTCGGCGTGCAGCTGCGCGCCAAGCAGAAGCTGAAGGGCTATTACGCCAACATCAGCGAGCGCCAGTTCCACGGCATCTATGTCGAGGCGAGCCGCCTCAAGGGTGACACCGGCGAGAACCTCATCGGCCTGCTCGAGCGTCGTCTCGACGCGGTCGTGTACCGGGCCAAGTTCGTCTCCACGATCTTCGCTGCCCGCCAGTTCATCAACCACGGCCACGTCAAGGTGAACGGCCGCAAGGTCAACATCTCGAGCTACCAGCTCAAGGTCGGCGACGTGATCGAGGTCAAGGAAGCCTCCAAGCAGCTCGCTCACGTGCTCGAAGCCAGCCAGCTCCCCGAGCGCGACGTTCCCGACTATCTCGAAGTCGACCACGGCAAGATGACCGCGAAGTACACCCGCATCCCCGGCCTCTCCGACGTGCCGTTCCCGGTGCAGATGGAGCCGCATCTGGTCGTCGAATTCTATTCGCGCTGA
- a CDS encoding type II toxin-antitoxin system RelE/ParE family toxin, whose translation MLNAAMAEYRLSERTRADLIDIYDFTESRFGKYQAEAYYAGLIRSFELLADFPLIGQQVDELAVGHRRFRFQSHLIFYTVQPDHVEIRAILHGAQHIRPQLFD comes from the coding sequence TTGCTCAACGCCGCCATGGCTGAGTACCGGTTATCGGAGCGTACCCGAGCCGATCTAATCGACATCTACGACTTCACCGAGAGCCGGTTCGGAAAATACCAGGCGGAAGCCTATTACGCAGGGCTGATCCGTTCCTTCGAGCTGCTCGCCGACTTTCCCCTGATCGGCCAGCAAGTGGATGAGCTCGCGGTAGGCCATCGACGTTTCCGCTTCCAATCCCACCTGATCTTCTACACGGTGCAACCCGACCACGTTGAAATCCGCGCCATTCTTCATGGCGCGCAACACATCAGACCGCAGCTATTCGACTAG
- a CDS encoding threonine aldolase family protein: MLYTPPPVDPKAPPVRINLLSDTQTRPTAAMREAMARAEVGDEQVGDDPTVNALCERVADLLGKEAAVYMPSGTMCNVTATLVHCRPGDEILAHETAHIIAREGGAHAAIGGFQVTQLKGPDGQFTPETFRKALRPRTRYQPPQTVVSVEQTANIGGGTIWKKAALDEIVAIAKQHGLITHMDGARLLNATVASGISPRDMTAGWDSAWIDFSKGLGAPIGGVLAGSRTFIDAVWQWKQRLGGSMRQAGICAAACIYALDHHVERLADDHANARALARGLSQISGIEVQEPETNLVFFRPDGAGIAGDKMVAALRQRGVTLAMMDGRIRACTHLDVDAGQIEETISYVREIVRGA, from the coding sequence ATGCTCTACACCCCTCCCCCGGTCGATCCCAAGGCGCCGCCGGTGCGCATCAATCTGCTATCAGACACGCAGACGAGGCCAACGGCTGCGATGCGCGAAGCGATGGCGCGGGCTGAGGTCGGCGACGAGCAGGTCGGTGACGATCCGACGGTCAATGCGCTGTGCGAGCGCGTAGCGGATCTGCTCGGCAAGGAAGCGGCGGTCTACATGCCCTCGGGCACGATGTGCAACGTCACCGCGACGCTGGTGCATTGCCGCCCCGGCGACGAGATTTTAGCGCATGAGACCGCGCACATCATCGCCCGCGAAGGCGGCGCGCATGCGGCGATCGGCGGCTTCCAGGTCACGCAGCTCAAGGGCCCCGACGGCCAGTTCACGCCGGAGACGTTCCGCAAGGCGCTGCGTCCGCGCACGCGCTACCAGCCGCCGCAGACCGTCGTCAGCGTCGAGCAGACCGCCAATATCGGTGGCGGCACGATCTGGAAGAAGGCCGCGCTCGACGAGATCGTGGCGATCGCCAAGCAGCACGGCCTCATTACCCACATGGACGGCGCGCGCCTGCTCAATGCCACGGTGGCGAGCGGCATCTCGCCGCGCGACATGACAGCGGGATGGGATTCGGCCTGGATCGATTTCTCCAAGGGCCTCGGTGCGCCGATCGGCGGCGTGCTGGCCGGCTCGCGCACCTTCATCGACGCGGTGTGGCAGTGGAAGCAGCGGCTCGGCGGCTCGATGCGGCAAGCCGGAATCTGCGCCGCCGCCTGCATCTACGCGCTCGACCACCACGTCGAGCGCCTCGCCGACGATCATGCCAATGCGCGCGCACTCGCCCGCGGGCTGTCGCAGATTTCGGGCATCGAGGTCCAGGAGCCCGAGACCAATCTCGTGTTCTTCAGGCCCGACGGCGCCGGCATTGCCGGCGACAAGATGGTCGCAGCGCTGCGCCAGCGCGGCGTCACGCTTGCGATGATGGACGGCCGCATCCGCGCCTGCACCCATCTCGACGTGGATGCGGGCCAAATCGAGGAGACGATCAGTTACGTCCGCGAGATCGTGCGCGGGGCGTAA